The nucleotide sequence ACGTGACCCTGCGCGCCGACGAGCTGCCGGAGAACCCCACCGGGCTGCCGGCCACCTCGCTCCAGCTGGCCGGCGCCGCCGCCACCGACCGGGACCCGCTGCTGCGCGCCCTGCTCCGCTCGCTGGCCGACTGGTACGAGCGCTGGCGGGACGCCGGGGGCGACGCGGTCGCCAGTGGCCTGCGGGAGGCCTACCTGGCGGGTTGCGCCACTGTCGGCCGGCAGGTCCGGGTGCTGCTCCCAGACGGCCGGGAGGTGCGCGGCACGGCCACCGGCGTGGACCCGGACGGACAGCTGCTGGTCGACGGCCCGGAGGGCGAGCTGCGCCTTGCCGCGGGCGACGTGCTGCACCTGCGCTGAGCACCCTCCGCGCGGCCGATCCCGGAGGATGCGCCGACCGGTTACGGTCAGCCCGTCCTGTTCTGCGAGGAGGTTCCCGTGGCGTTCCCCGAAGACGTGCTCACCGAGGACGAGCACGTCGTGCTGCATCTCCACCCGCACTGGAAGGCCCTGATCCGGCCGATCCTGGTGCTGGTGCTCGCCGTCGCGGCGGTGGTCGCGGGCTGGGTCCTGCTGCCCGAGGGCGACGGCGGCACGATCGCGCTCTACGTGATCGCCGCGCTCGGCCTGGTGCTGGTGTTCTGGCTGGGGCTGTGGCCGTTCCTGGTCTGGCGCACCACCCACTACCTCTTCACCAACGAGCGGGTGCTGCTCCAGGAGGGGGTGTTCTCCCGCAACCGGCGGGACCTGCCGCTGACCCGGATCAACGACCACGCGATGCACCAGAAGTTCCTCGAGCGGCTGCTCGGTTGCGGCACGCTGACCATCGAGTCCGCCGGTGAGCGCGGCCAGTCGGTGCTCAGCGACGTGCCGCACGTCGACCGGGTCCAGACCAAGCTCTACGAGCTGGTGGAGGCCCACCACGACCGGCACAGCCTGGGCGACGGCGAGATGCGGGAGATCCTGGCCGACATGGCCGAGGGCAAGCCCCTGCGCGACCCGTCCGCCTGATCCCGGGTCCTCCGGTGTCCGCTCTCGCGGGCGCCGGAGCGCCGGGCCGGCGTCAGCGGCGCGGGGTGCGACGCGGGGTGGGCTGCAACTTGGCCAGTTCGGCGTCGAGGTCGGCGCCGAGGGCAGGGCCCAGGCCGGCGTCGGCCGCCGCGGGACGGACCTGTTGTGGCGCGTAGTCGCCCGCACGACGCTCGCCGAGCGGCGGCTCGGTCTCCTCCAGCTCGCTGACCGACTCGGCCAGCTCGGCCACCGGGTCCATCTCGCCCACGTTGTCCCACTCGTCGCGCGGAATAACGTGCCAGGTTTCCTGGGCGTGTTTCGGCACCGGCTGGAACACGAACGTCCGGTAGGACCAGAAGCGGAACAGCGTCGCCAGCAGGACGCCACCCGTCTTGGCCACGTTCAACGCGAGCAGGCTGTGCACGCCGAGGCCGTACTTCGCCAGCGCCAGGACGCCCAGTTCGATGATGAGGCCGGCCCCGTTGAAAAGGAAGAACAGGGCGTATTCGCGGCGAAGTGCCGCCTTCGGCCGATCCCGGTACGTCCAGTGCCGGTTCATCAGATACGACGTGATCGTCGCGACGATGGTCGCGATGACGGTGGCCTTGAGCTGACCATCGCGGAAAACCGTGAGTGCCAGCGCATTGAACACCGCGTAATTGATGACGGTGTTGATGCCGCCGACGATGCCGAATTTGAGCGCCTCATGGATGAACTTCTGCCAGCGCTCGGGCAGCAGACGGACAAGAGGCATGCGGAACACCTTAGGGCAGTGGGCAGGGCCGGCTGGGCCCGGCAGGACGGGATGGGCGGTGGGTCACGCCCCGGACTCTCGGTCGCGGCTCGTCGCCGGAACGGGGGGAGTTCCCGCCTCGACGAAAACGAACCG is from Micromonospora terminaliae and encodes:
- a CDS encoding PH domain-containing protein, translating into MAFPEDVLTEDEHVVLHLHPHWKALIRPILVLVLAVAAVVAGWVLLPEGDGGTIALYVIAALGLVLVFWLGLWPFLVWRTTHYLFTNERVLLQEGVFSRNRRDLPLTRINDHAMHQKFLERLLGCGTLTIESAGERGQSVLSDVPHVDRVQTKLYELVEAHHDRHSLGDGEMREILADMAEGKPLRDPSA
- a CDS encoding GtrA family protein, producing the protein MPLVRLLPERWQKFIHEALKFGIVGGINTVINYAVFNALALTVFRDGQLKATVIATIVATITSYLMNRHWTYRDRPKAALRREYALFFLFNGAGLIIELGVLALAKYGLGVHSLLALNVAKTGGVLLATLFRFWSYRTFVFQPVPKHAQETWHVIPRDEWDNVGEMDPVAELAESVSELEETEPPLGERRAGDYAPQQVRPAAADAGLGPALGADLDAELAKLQPTPRRTPRR